GCCTGGTCCGTGCCGCGGTGAACATCCCGATCATTGCTTCCGGTGGCGCGGGGAAACCCGCACACTTCCCGCCTGCGGTGGAAGCCGGCGCGGACGCTGTCCTGGCGGCGTCGGTCTTCCACTTCGGCCCGGACGACATGATTGCCCAGGTGAAAGCCGCCATCCGCGAGGCCGGCTTCGAGGTCCGCTAGCGTTCTTAAACTACGAGGGGTCACTTCCTGCCCATCATCCCTTTCGGGATGGGCCGGAGATGACCCCTCGGTTCGTTTAGAGGCCGATGTCCGCTGACTGCAACAGCGCGACGGCGTCCGGCTGGCCTTCGAAGGTGACCAGGGCCTGGCTGGTGCGTCCGTGCGCGTGCATGAGCAGTTCGCCTGGCTCGCCAACGATGGCAACGGAAACAGGCGCGCGCTTGGCCACGTGCCGGGGGCCGGTGGGCCGAACCAGGACGATTCCAAGGTCCACGCCGCGATACAGGAAAGCGGCGCGCTTGATGAGTTCGTCCCATAGGGCGTCAGAGTAGGCTTCGTCGAGGGCGCGAGGAGCCCAGCGGTCGCCGGCGCGGCGGATGTCCTCGGTGTGGACGAAGTATTCGATGAGGTTTGAGGTCTCGTCCAGCGCCTTGATCTTCAACGGGGAGAAGGCCGGCGGGCCCGCCCGGAACGTCTTCACGAGTTCGGCGTAGGCGTCGGAGTTCTTGAGTTTGGAGGCCAAATTCGAGGTCGCCTTCTCGGAGGCCTTGCCAAGGCTGGGGATCAGCAGCCCCAGGCCCACGGCGATCTTCCGTTCGCGCAGATACAAATGCGCAGCAAGATCCCTTGTCTGCCACCCTTCGCAGAGCGTGGGGGAGTCAGGGCCGGCCGCAAGCAGGGTCTCGGCCAGTACTTCTCGGGAAGGATCGACGAAATGCATCACTTGTGAAACTAGCACGATCAGGGCGCTCTTGCGCAGTGGAACCGCCGCAGAATCCGGCTCTCCCCAAAGGCACTAGACTTGATCTGATGTCAGAGCAGTCCGCCCCCAGCCCCTCTCCCGCCGCGGAGCTTTCCAGCGACCCCACGGGTCCCTTGCCGCAGGAGATCGCAAGCGCCCTCAAACGCGATTCCGCTGGCCTGGTTGCCGCCATCGTCCAGCAGCACGACACCCACGAGGTCCTCATGCTCGGCTGGATGGACGACGAGGCACTGCACCGCACCATGACCACTGGGCGCGTCACGTTCTACTCCCGTTCCCGGCAGGAGTACTGGCGCAAGGGCGACACTTCCGGACACGTTCAGTTCGTGAAGTCAGTCGCCCTTGACTGCGACGGCGACGCCCTCCTGGTCCGCGTGGACCAGATCGGCGCAGCCTGCCACACCGGTACCCGGACGTGCTTCGACGGCCGCGACCTCAGCGTCGTTACGGGTCACCGCGACTAAGGCACCCACCACATTCCACTGACGCACCACCTCAGACCAAAAGGCGGAGAAAATAGCCATGCAGGACCTTGGAATCATCAGCCCGGGCCTGGAAGAGTTCCGCGAACTCGCCGTCCACAGCCGTGTCATACCCGTCCGACTTAAGGTCCTGGCCGACGCCGAGACCCCCATTGGCTTGTACCGGAAGCTGGCCAAGGGGCAGCCCGGGACGTTCCTGCTGGAATCCGCAGCAGTCGGCGGCGCCTGGTCCCGTTACTCCTTCATTGGGTCCAAATCCCGGGCCACGCTGACCACTAAGGACGGCCAGGCCCACTGGATCGGCGAACCTCCCGTTGGCGTGCCGGTCTCCGGTAACCCGGTTGAGGCGGTCCGCGACACGATCGCTGCGCTCCAAACGGACCGCTTTGACGGCTTGCCTCCTTTCACGTCCGGCCTGGTGGGTTTCCTAGGCTGGGAGGCTGTGCGCCACTGGGAGCGGCTGACTTCCCCACCGGAGGATGACCTGCAGTTGCCGGAGATGGCGCTGAACCTCGTTACCGACATGGCCGTCCACGACAATGTGGATGGAACAGTCCTCCTTATTGCCAATGCCATCAACTTTGACGACAGCTCCGAGCGCGTTGATGACGCCTGGCACGACGCCGTGGCGCGGGTGAAAGGGCTGCTTGACCAGATCAGCACTCCCGTGGCCCAGCCCGTGTCCGTGCTGGAAACAGCAGCCTTGGACTTCGCCTCGAGCGTGCAGGAACGGTGGGACGAAGCCCGGTACCTGGAAGCGATTGACCGCGGCAAGGAAGCGATCGTCGACGGCGAAGTCTTCCAGGTGGTCATCTCCCGTCGGTTCGAGATGGAATGCGCGGCCGACCCTCTGGACGTCTACCGGGTCCTGCGCAATACCAACCCCAGCCCGTACATGTACCTCTTCAGCCTTGAGGATGCCGACGGCCGCGAGTACTCGATTGTGGGTTCCTCGCCCGAGGCCCTGGTGACGGTGACCGGTGAGGAAGTCATTACCCACCCCATCGCCGGCTCGCGTCCCCGTGGCAAGACGGTTGAGGCGGACAAGGCCCTGGCTGCTGAACTGTTGGCCGACGAGAAAGAACGCTCCGAGCACCTGATGCTGGTTGATCTTTCACGGAACGACCTCTCGAAGGTGTGCGTTGCGGGCACGGTGGATGTCACGCAGTTCATGGAAGTGGAGCGGTTCAGCCACATCATGCACCTGGTGTCCACGGTGGTGGGTGAGCTTGCTCCGCACGCCAAGGCATACGACGTCCTCAAGGCCACGTTCCCAGCGGGCACCCTCTCCGGCGCCCCCAAGCCGCGTGCATTGCGTCTCCTGGACGAACTGGAACCGCACCGGCGCGGCATCTACGGTGGCGTTGTTGGCTACCTGGACTTTGCCGGTGACATGGATATGGCCATCGCCATCCGTTCAGCCCTGCTCCGCGAAGGACGTGCCTACGTACAGGCCGGCGGCGGGATCGTGGCGGATTCGCACAAACCTTCCGAA
This Paenarthrobacter sp. GOM3 DNA region includes the following protein-coding sequences:
- a CDS encoding TIGR03085 family metal-binding protein translates to MHFVDPSREVLAETLLAAGPDSPTLCEGWQTRDLAAHLYLRERKIAVGLGLLIPSLGKASEKATSNLASKLKNSDAYAELVKTFRAGPPAFSPLKIKALDETSNLIEYFVHTEDIRRAGDRWAPRALDEAYSDALWDELIKRAAFLYRGVDLGIVLVRPTGPRHVAKRAPVSVAIVGEPGELLMHAHGRTSQALVTFEGQPDAVALLQSADIGL
- a CDS encoding anthranilate synthase component I; amino-acid sequence: MQDLGIISPGLEEFRELAVHSRVIPVRLKVLADAETPIGLYRKLAKGQPGTFLLESAAVGGAWSRYSFIGSKSRATLTTKDGQAHWIGEPPVGVPVSGNPVEAVRDTIAALQTDRFDGLPPFTSGLVGFLGWEAVRHWERLTSPPEDDLQLPEMALNLVTDMAVHDNVDGTVLLIANAINFDDSSERVDDAWHDAVARVKGLLDQISTPVAQPVSVLETAALDFASSVQERWDEARYLEAIDRGKEAIVDGEVFQVVISRRFEMECAADPLDVYRVLRNTNPSPYMYLFSLEDADGREYSIVGSSPEALVTVTGEEVITHPIAGSRPRGKTVEADKALAAELLADEKERSEHLMLVDLSRNDLSKVCVAGTVDVTQFMEVERFSHIMHLVSTVVGELAPHAKAYDVLKATFPAGTLSGAPKPRALRLLDELEPHRRGIYGGVVGYLDFAGDMDMAIAIRSALLREGRAYVQAGGGIVADSHKPSEALETVNKAAAPLRAVHTAGSLQNISGDSVRDTENADGGTPAP
- the hisI gene encoding phosphoribosyl-AMP cyclohydrolase, which encodes MSEQSAPSPSPAAELSSDPTGPLPQEIASALKRDSAGLVAAIVQQHDTHEVLMLGWMDDEALHRTMTTGRVTFYSRSRQEYWRKGDTSGHVQFVKSVALDCDGDALLVRVDQIGAACHTGTRTCFDGRDLSVVTGHRD